In Ciconia boyciana chromosome 5, ASM3463844v1, whole genome shotgun sequence, the DNA window GAGTTCTTGGAAAGAAGTCTACTATTCAaataagcaaaagtaaaaatccTTAGCTCATAACCCTCAAAAGAACATGAGGAACAGCATACTCCAAGGCAATATGTAAATGACtaccctttaaaataaaacagcaccCAAAATCTATACACCTAATACTAGATCACATGATGGGAGAGAAAGACAAGGGAAGGACAGACTATATAACTGCATTTAGCAAGTGGAATTCCAGAGTGTAAAACAAGATGGAGCATTAGACTGTGGTATTAGAGCTGCTGTTGATGCATTAAGGGGAATGAGGCAGAGACCATTAAGTTCATTAAATGAGTCAGGATTTATTATACATGTATAGTCAACCATATATCAAGTCTACCTTTCAGCTTTTATccttctgcattaaaaatggCCCACTTACTGAGAATAGTCATTCATTTCAATAttgtttctacattttctatgaattttcttactttgttttatggctgTCTGAAAAAGTAACTTATTGTCTGGCAATTACAGTTATGAAAATTTCTATCTGCTTACTCTGCATCACGGGTGAAACTTATTCTGAAGCCAAGTAACCTTCTGATGAAAAGCCTTTGTGAAAAGAGCTAAGACAGGGCTGTTGAAAAGGATTTCTCTAAATCAACAGATATAATGACTGTTACACTATGTATCTTTTGCATTTTACCTAAcccaatattttaaatttgttccACATTAGGAGTGTAGAATGTGCTCCTTCatgaaagagaaagctgaagagaCTTGCtaaaaacaatcttttttgTCACTAGATCATTGGTGTGAGACTAATGTCTTCCACAGTAGTAGGAAAGCGATTCACATTATGTGGCCTTATTGCTAGTGGATCACACTACTGTAAGAGAAATAAGCAATAATACTGGAATATTAATGCCATACTAATATAGCTGTGTAAAAAGAGTTCATAAAATTTTCCCTCTCAAGAAAATTTATGGTAACGGAAGTCAAGtttaagaaaagttttatcTGTTGTTGTATTCATATAGATGTTATTTTATGTGCACAATCAAGAGACCAGTTAGACTCAAAAATAACAAGTTTTCACAGTTAGGTTCCTATGAAAGGTTCCTAACTCTTGTAGTCAGCTTTGAAATTATTACAGAGATTagcaaattttcattttaaatactgcaCTAACTTGATCTCATTAAgatagcatttaaaaacagcattcaaatataatgaaaaattaaaattgaaaatttaTATTCTCTGCCAACaaatacagtatattttcttctaaaacttTAGAATACTTGAAGAAAAGCCAAATTAtaagggagaaaatgaaaaagttcaTTTTAGATGAAGAAAGTATCCTAGCTTCAAGTGATcagaattgatttttaaaagcttttctatgTGAACTCCCACCCTGATATGAAGGGTAAGTAGACAGGTATGTCACATCATCACAGCACACAGTACTGCCTGCTACTGTAGTAGGTCCACAGCCTCCTTTGCATCTGTTATAAATCCACACCCTCTgaagtagatttttaaaatattcagtacaTTGTCAATTCCTAAAATGGAGTCTGTTATTGCGTCCCATTTTATTGTTGGGTAATAGTTTCTCTTATTTTAGCTTGGCTCTCTTGAAGCCTTTTTGGATCTAGTTTGGCCAAGTCCAAAGCATGTGAATGTGGTCTTCAGTGTTATAAGGAAACACACTGAACCACCTTcatggaaagaaacacaaatactTTCCTAAAAACATGCttatgtaattttctttgccACCACAGACAGTAATAATGTTTCAGTGttgctaaagaaattaaaatggtcAGAACATAGATTTACAGTAAAAGGGAACTGCCCCTCAACATGTCAAATATATTGTTGAAGCAACAGTTCAGAAGTCAAGTAGTAACAAACAGCATACGGACCAGTGTATCTACCATCCACCTTATCTTGAATAAAACAGGCAACGTGAAAAAGCGATTAACTCTCTTCTGTTGCTACAACGAGCACATGGCTAGTTCTAGTTGCTTCATACTACCTTGAGCTGTAAGAACTCAATTGCTTTATTCCCACTTGCACATTCTAACAAAAATTGAGTATACATGAAAATTCAGTAACCACGTTCTGCCTACCTGCCACAATGCTTCACAACAAAACAGCATCACAACACCTCTCTCTTTCAAGAATATTCGGTAAGACACCAAGATCAGTaaaacttgaagaaaaactttaaacATTGACCATAAATGTGTATATAAGAACATTTCAAGCATGACAACAGAACAATGATATAGTTTATGATACCACATCAACAAAAATACAGTCCAAAGAACATATGAATGAATAATGGTGTTTTCATGTGCATTAAACTTCCAGATGCAGGAATTATGTTTGAaaacacatgcatgcacagcTAGAAATCATGTTCCTTCTTTTCAGCCAGTAGCTATACTCTAGACTAAAAACGTTGATATGATTTCCTTGGCTAGTGCAGACAGCACACAATGTTGAATCAACATGCCAAAACAAGACATCCTTTTCTATATCAGACTGATGCTGCAACAGTACCCATAATAAAGATTTGGGGTTACAAGTGTGGAGAAAATTCCAGAAGCgtaattctttctcttttaacatTCCCTTTATCAGTGAACTTTCTGTCATATCCTTTCTAAAGACAACGACTGATATGAGAAACTATgagtaaaagggaaaataacaaaaactgtaaatgaaataatgtaaaatatcaAAATAGTTATCAGATTTCCTGAAGATCCAAAACTAAAGGAGGAAAGTTATCAGGTAAATAAAATTGAATCCAAATTAAAACTAACATGAGACCATATCACAGTAATAGGTCTTACATTGCCATAGCAAGAAAAAGTTCAAAGATAAATATAATTCGAATGCAAAATTTTCTCAACTACAGTCAAAATCATGAAATAGAAGTATGAGAGAGCTCTTTCttcatttgcagaaaagaaacagataaatGTTACCCTTTCCTTTTCTAGTTCTGGCTTTTTTACAGCAATCTTGTGTCAAGGTTTGAActtcttaaaaagaagtttttaatGTTGAGTTTGGCCCCAGATCAgtgaattaaaatacaaaataatagtctaaagataaaaaatactgtactttGGAAAAGCAGAGTTACACTGAATGAGCTTAATATGAAGAATTTTACATATCACataaagcacaaaagaaagaaagtataCAAGAGCCATAATATCGTTTATATTACAActtaaattaacttttcagtTTATTATCAGGGACAGTTTTCTACAATATAGAATACAAAGGGGGAACATAAGATTTTACTCTGATATTTTGAAtagttttttttattcttcGGGCAACATAATCAGATTAGCTAATACAATATTGTTTCtacaaataaatacttctgcagTAATTTAATTCCTAttgcagaacttttttttttacttggtaTTTCACACCTTagttattttattagaaattagTTGAGACTTCTGTTTAAGGAGACCTCTTCACCCAACAGAAGACATAATTTCACAAGTGTACCCTCTTTGTAAGTAATATAATGGCCTTTCTGAGATCACAGTTGTATTACAATGTATTATAAATATCtagctttaaaaatggatttaatttCACACTACCCTAAAAAGATTCCAATCCAATGCATTTAGCATAGTAACTGTATGGTGTACTTGTCtagaataattttgcattttaaattgttctgtAAGAATTCAATGCGCAAACCCTTTAGAGTCAGCAGATTTCATTTGGCATTGAATGGATACTAAAACGGATCTCTGAATGAATACTTCTCAGAAGTACATAGTACTATTTTTTACTGTATAATTATGAAACCATTACAGATTTATATTAGAAATCATTCAATGacaaatttttttcaaacaactaTATGTTAATAAACtaaatttctgcttcattttataATTCACCCATCCTCACGTTATGAGAAACTACACAGTGGAATGAAATTCTGTTCCTTTTGAAATCAGTAACTAGTTGCGACTGACTTCAGACATGTCAGAACTTGATTTGTTGTCTGTCTGAACTATATTAGTTAGCTCTTTTCATCTTGGTGTGTTATAGTCGTAATAGAATGTAACGTGCCTATTGTAGCCaaaatttatattatataaattttaaaattgcacttTCAGCATTATTCTGATGCTACACAATGTTTAATTTCATGActtctctgaaattaaaattaatatcatgcaattaaaaaaaatataaaatccaaAGTGCTTAGTTGTTTGACTTCTCCAATTCTTTAAGATTGCAATTTTAAGATGAAGGGGGGAACTGGAACTTACCTACTTGGTACTTTGGGTAATAAGTTGCCATTTGTCCACTACTGCATGATTGTCTCTTATGcctttttcttatatttgtaTCAGTGGTCTCCCATTGtggactttttcttttgtttattctgaTAAGAACTTCAGAACTACCAGCAGGATTATCATCATGGTTTACATCACTACttaattttctgctgtgaaacTGGTCATCCAGCCTTTCAGTCACTTTAGAAGACTTAGATCCTTTAgatgtttccatttcattttcttgtttctttaatgcattttgCTTAGTAGAATGGGACCTTAAAAGAggatgtcttttttcttccatatagGCCTGATTGCTTTTACTTTCAACAGCTTCAGGAGAATAAATGACATTATTTAACTTAAATGAATTGTGCTGCTCGAGATGGttgatttttctcagaaatatcCTACAATCTTTAAAGGTTTTGGCTTTCCAagtattttgaaacagtttATCTTGGCTTTGTTCTTTTCTAACATTTTGTTGGTAACAAATTGTTCCATTTGTCTCTGCATGTGACTTAAGTATATTTGTTAAACCAGGATGTGGGTTAAAGTCAGAAGATCCCATCATCTGTTGAACAAATGCATCTCTGGCTTCATTTTCAGTTGGCAAGAGGCTACTCTGAGATTCTACCAAAGTCTGAGTGGGCTGgatttctactgtatttttttcctggagcttGGGCATTTCATCATTGGTTTCCCCACTTGTACTTTTAAACAACTGGCTTTGGCAAAAGAActgcaaatttttcttttttgatttccAGCCTCCGGGAGCCTGATTATAGAGCGTTTTCGTTTGTCCCCACCTATCATGCTGTAACTTCttaaattcatttctttttaatctggcTAATGCGAAATTACTTTTCATGTTTAAGACTGGAGACCTCACCATGTTATGTAATATTTGTAACTTCCCTGCTGGTTTTGAAGGAGAGGATAGTGcaaactttttaaagtgctttctgAAAGGGCAAGTACTAAGATCAGATTGTTTAGTTTCCATCTTTACCTCTCTAGTACTAACTACTTCTAAAGGATTGCGAGCATTTGCCTTTCTTACTAGAGAGAGAGACTGTGTTTCTGTAGTTTGCATAAACCAGGTGCAGAGTTCAttcatattacattttttctgaaaaagcatttttataggTGATGTTTCAAGTTCTACAAGGCAGGAGTCTAAAGGGTTTGACATTTCAGTATTACAGTCTTGTTCAATGGGATCCCTTCTTTCACATACACATTTATCAAACTCACTTCCCCCCACTCGCAACCAGGTATTAGTTATCTGTTCGAATCTATTATTTAGTTCTTCCAACAAAGTGTCACTTGAAGTGGAAGTAGCCCACCACCTGAGAGAGGGATTTGATGAAAAAATGGGATCCGATGATACTTCATTAATGGGCCCAAATGCACCATCCTTAAGATCCTTTTTTGCACTTCCTGAATTTCTCAGTTCTGAGGTATCTTTGGATGCTGTGCTCTGATTCGATTGCCTATGTTTTTCCTTTCGATCTTTAGCTTTTTTCAAATGGAGTTTGTAAGATTTATGTAGTAAGGCACTTCTACAAGTAAATGCACTAGAAGATGCTAATGAATGTAAAAAATGCAGCGAGGGTTTTCTGTCTCTAGCAGAATGTCTCAACggaatttcacattttcttgatACTGCTGTAATAACATGGTTTGATCCATCCTCTCTAGAATCTTTCCGCATGCTCTTTACTTGACCCATATTATTGCACAGTtgattttttctctcctgtgttatgtttttttctaacaCATTCTGCTGTTGTAAAGGAGGCAAACAGTTGCTAATActcacttttctttcctgaggtGAAACTCTATTAACAGTCACTGATATGCCGgagatttttacttttgctgGCCTACCAGGTTTTCGAATGGTGGTTAACGGTTTCTTAATTGGCCGTATAATATTGCTGCAAGGATGTGGTGATGCCAGGTTACTCTTGATAGGTCTGACATAGTCATAACCAGAGACCtcattttcagcagaagaaTTCTGTAAGGCTTTTACTATTTCAGtcaaagcattttcagtttccGCATTGTGCCTCGCTTTGCTGCTGTCATTGGCAAAATTAGAATCAGTGTGTTGTGTGGGCAGAATGCTGATTACATTTAGATTACCTTCAGAAACGTGTCTCTTAGTTCTTCTTGACCTTCCAAAGACAACTGtcacagtaatatttttgttgctgttaacTTCTTCCATTACTGCTGCATCAGATTTGGTACTTTTACCATCACTGCTAAGTACAGGTCTAAGTTCTGTGCTTTCAGTCATGtctatttttggttttggaggcCGTCCAATAGGTCTCTTAACCTGCTTAACAACTTGAGGACCTATTTTCTTTGGTCTaccaggttttctttttaaaaccgATTCGCTGCTACTGCTTGATTTCTCCACAACTTCATCATTTTGTTTTGAGTCATTTAAGTTAGTTTCACCAACTGGACAAGAGCTTGTAATTGCTTCCGTATAAACACAACTTGACTCCTCCTTAGTATAATTTTCACTGTAATCACAGTCCTTGACACAGATTGCATGAGAAAGATCTCCTGTGGCCTGTTTGTCTAACAAAGTGTTTGCGTGGccctgaaacaaacaaatatcTGTGCTTCCTTTAGAAGATGCAGCTGCAGATGTCAAAGTATATTTGACTCCTTCACTACTATTAACCTCTGAGACAAACATCAGCTTAATAGGACTAGAGTAGTTTAAGGGAGATGAGATCTCCCCAGCTTCAGAAGTTGTACATAAGTCCACATTATTGGAAGTTGAACTGGATGAATCAAAGGTCAGAGATTTCAAAAGGCTGTCATTAATTTCTTGATCTATAACCATTTCTTGATTGTCTGTTGTCACACACACAGTTTTGATTTTACTGCTGCTTGGCAAATGAGAATGTGGAAGGAAGCTTTGTCCTGTGCATCCCATTTCACTCAGAGTGAAAGGTAAGCCTCTTCTAGCAGCTGGGTTCATAACCTGTTCATAAgcattatcttttaatttttggcTTATTTTGTAACTATCCAGCAATGAGTTGTTAGTCTTTCTGGCTAAGTTTATTGTATCTTCTAAACGCTCTACAACAACTTGCAGATTTGTGTCTCTCACAATTTTGCTTATATTTATGtcactgcatttttcagcatgaacatctttatttactttcattttttccaaactttctaAAGACTGTTTTGCATTGGATGCCTTTCTAAACACAATATTGTTCGTTACATACACAGAATACCATCCAGGAGGCACAATGTTACGTCTAGTTCTCCCCAAGATTCCATTACTCTCATCCTTTAGAGGAATCTGATCAGTCTTTTTTAAGGGTGCACAATCTCCTTGTGTTTTTGCGAGTTTTGCCTGGCTGGCTGCAATAgcactgttttctgaaagaactAGAAAGCTGGAGCTGGTTTGAAAATTAGGAAGAGGTAGTTTGAAAGCCTCTGTTTGGTGTACTGGAAAGCACATGGGTTTGGTTTGGCAATTCATGCATGGATTACTTTCAAGATGTTGCAAAGCCTCATCTTCTATCACAGTAAAACTGTGTCTTTTATTTGGATAtattttatcaattttttttgtagatctctttgcatttctctcaGAAATTGACTTCTTTCTTACAAGAGTTTCATCAAGGCTTGCAAGCTCCCTCTTGATTTGCAAAGACTGTCGTCGAATGAATGGTGAATCAGGAGAATTATACATTGCAAATAAAGTTTCCTGACGCTTGCGAAATCTTGTttggataattttattttccatttgtttatCGTGTTGGCGAAGTAATTCCATAAAGCTGTAATCACTTGCCTTAGCATTATGCAAAAGAGAGGTTATGAAGTCTCCTAATTTGACATCATTTTCTGGTGCCCTGTCACTGCTAGAAAGTTTTACAAGATTTGTTGCTATATCTGTAGTGTCTATtgattttaacttttcattaatACGGTCCATTAAATCTTGAAAAATGGCAGAATGTTCACCTTCCTCAGCCTTCTCAGAATTTATATAATAATTGTTGCTTTCTTGGTCTGTTGATAGCAACGTTCCCTCTGAATATTCagtctcttttcctctgcatgtTTTACCTTCATATTCAAATTGTCCTTTGCTTCCTTCAGCTGGCAAGAGGGATGGAGGCTGGTTGATGGATGTTTCAAGCTTGTTATTATCTGAAGTTGGAAAATCTATAACCGATCCTTCCGATGATTCAAATTCTTTACTCTGTACAGGTGATAGTGGAGGTGGTGATGGGCTGCGAGAtctatttgaatttttaatgctgttcaAGACATCACAGTCCTTAGTTGAATATGTACACGCTGCTCCTTTCACAGAATGCCTGTTATAATTTTGCAATTGTTCAGCACAATACTTATGAGAACTACATGCTTTGTTCACCATTGTCTTAATACATCCAATCGCTACAGCTTGGCATGACAAAGGATCAAAATCTTTAATACAAACAGAGAGAGGTGGTAAACAAGTGTTTGGTCTTTGATTTTGTAAACAGCACCTTTTTGTCAGCATATGTCCATTGCAATTGCAAAATGAAACGTGAACATCCTCTTCAGTAAGGGAACTGGGAGTTTCCGAGTGGACCAAATGTGTTTGCTTGCAACTGCAAGCTATAGGAACATTTTCatcttgtattaaaaattttaGCATAGCCAAAGTCTGTTGCCAGTGATATGAACAAAAAGACTCCAAAACTTTGTTTAAtgttgattttcctttttccaaattAGCTGTTTCCTCTGAATTTGCATCAGCTGTTGAGCttgaactgaaaatgaaaacaaatcaaaacaaaatataaattacagtAAAACACCATGTCTAATGTTTGTTATAATGGTTAAACTCAAGCCTAAAAACCTGAAGTCTGCAAAACAGTTCTGTTCTATTTGCACTATTCAATCATACTTGCAAGTGTCACTAGCAATGCTGTACATCTTATCTATAGTAGTGATAGTCCTaccataagaaaaataatcaggaagaaattaaggGACAAAAAGAATAGTTTGAAACAGCTTCTCATATCTAAATGTAATTACAATAATGTTAACTTTCTGATATTTCCAACTACCTTAATcattaataaaggaaaatctCACCAAGAACCTGCAGAGCTTAGTATTAGTCCTATTTCAcaaactgaggcacagaggggGTAAATGACTTGCCTAAGGTCACAATTCAAGGTTGTGGCAGAGGCAAGAGTGGATCCATCTCTCCTGAATCCCACCCTAAGATATTCATATACCAAAGTGTATTGAATGCTCTTCAGGATACTCAAAGATCCttctaaagacatttttatttatatctttatttttaaagaacacttAATAGGctaacagaaaatggaaaaaatagccACTTGTTACTGTTCCTGTTCTTTGCAGATAGAAGTTTCCcttccagttttaaaataaattgcagtgGTGCATCATGGGCTCTTCATTGCAATATAttacacacacacgtgcacacacgcgcgtgcacacacacacacgcacggaTTCCTTCattaaacagaaacagaggtAATCACCACTTAGAATAAATAACTTCTGTGATAAAGGTTAATATCCTTTAAATCTCAAATACAGGGTAGGCCTATATCTAAATAAGACTTCTGAGCAGTTGTTCTCAAAGATATTAactcaaaataaaatcacttatCAAATACTACCTTAactatttaattaatttcttataaattattaaaactaaTGTCACTACTTACCTAATCAACCATTTAtattgaaaagctgaaaattttccATGGTAGAAATTAATACAGATATTTCTTCaattaaatacaaaatcctTATGCTGGATAGCAACTATCAACAGATAGTTAACACCTAATTCAAATGTTTTACTGAAACCAATTGCATGAGCAGAAAATGTTAGAAGAattctgttttagaaaagtATGTATTGTTTAAACATATCACCAAACTCTGAACATGACACTAACTTTTTGCCCTACTATTATCTctaattttttgcatttaagcCTGTACTTgggaaacatttcattttgagtGGGTTTACAACTGTACTGATCAAGGaacaaacatatttaaaatttaatgtgCTGTATTTATATAAAGTTATTATTCATTAATTAGCTCATACCCAATGTTATTAGCATCAATAATAACTTTCAGCTTCATGTTTCTTACTGGAAGTTATACATacaagtttgtatttttattgttccACATGGATTTTAATGTTTAGAGCTTAAAAACAGCCAACTATGCTTAATAATTCCtcatgttgttttccttctcctgtaaTATTTAGTATGAAATGGTATGTATTCAAAATCAAGCATCTAGATGATACTACCTCATAAAAGCATGATAATTGCAATGGTACTAGTTGAAACTGTGAttgtttaaactgaaataactgaagtcttaaaaagaaaaaaaccctctttacACTTGCAATCTGAAGTAAAACCAGCATTATTTAAGGGCATGTCATTGTCAGGATTTAATGGTTTTTGAAACACCACttcactgagaagagtctgagTGTTACTCAGTCCAACAAACTCAGGAGTTGAAATATATCACTACACTTGTGAAAACAAAGTTTATTCTAGTAATACAATTACAGATAAAAACTAATTGCCCTCCCCACCACCATGACTTTAACTAAATAATGTCTTGAAAGGccagatagaaaaaaaattaacacagcaCTAGgtcttcaatattttgtttgtaaatcACAGTAAATTTGTTAAGTTCTAATTTGCTAAAAAGATGGCTATAGTACAGTCTTTTTAGACTGAATCTCGAGACACATCTTTCTGTCTGTCTACGCTTGCAAGGTATGTCTAATGGAGTTTCACTGGAGAGCTTTAATTGTAGAGGATCTGTATCCATAACTGCTATGTAAAATACGGTCACTGGTGGAAGAAACTTCCAGAGCCCCAAAGCCTTCTCAAAGTCAGTAACCACAATTTCCAAAGGCCtcaaaaatgctttgaatttgCCATGTGGAGACCAACCTGTCGCATAAAGTAATATCCTGGTTATCACAGACATACTGGACATTTCTTCTAATACAATTTATTTCCTGGTTATCTAATCTACCCTTGTGTAACGTCTATAATCTGCTATCCCTTCGCACGTGTTAGTTTCTAAAGCTGACAGACAACTTAACTTCATCTATTCTACTGTAATAGTACCACACTCCAAATGATCTTCCAAGTTTGTGAAAACACATCAACCCCTTACTCGGTCACCATTTGGGAACAGAGCTTACTAcacaaacaaatgaaagcatTAAAGCAACACAGTTTCTTTAAAGTGTCTCTCTGTAGACACGTCcatatatttaaacaaactaaTTTTAGTAGCTTTTCAATACAATTATGGAATTAATATATCGGTTTCCTGTAATTCCTTACTATGGCCCTTTAAATTTGTGTTACCACACAGTAGTTTAGACTATCCTCAAGATAAAAGGCTTAAACAATAATTTCATAGAAGGAAGAGCTATCACTTTCACAATTGCATACTCTTTCACAGTCTTACACTTCCTACaaatcacacacaaaaagatGGCTAGAGAGAGTGGGTAGGAAATGGAGAGGTTGAGAGGTGAGAGGATCAATATGCACTCCTCCCCCAGTACATTTTGCGCACAATACCTCTGAAGACAAAAGTTAAGCATGGAATGACATTATTTCcctgctggagggcaggggcagTTAATACCATGGAGTGGGGATTGACTGGAGTCCAAAACTGGCACAAAGGCAGAGATGCGATAAGGTTAATACTAGCCTTTCAGTTTATTGTTTTATGTATAAAAGAGTAAATGTTTGCCTCCTCCACAAATCCAAAAAACTATCAggaaagagctctttcagaggACTCCCAAAAGATGGCCTTCCCTAGCATTCTATCCTCTCTTGTCTCGGCCACAGACAAGATAGATCAATCTAGCAACTTCTTTGCAGACTGGGAACAGGAACAAGACTGGGAACAGAACATACTTTCAAGTATTCATATAAACAGCACAGAACTATTATAGAAATATAAATTTGTCTTagagaaatgtttgttttgggaCTTTACTAACTAAATAAATCCCTCCAAAAAAGCTATATATTATCTGTAATATATTACAGATAATTTTTAACTGCAAACTAAATGATGTAACTTATAAAATTTATGAGTACTACATCAATTCTGAGAAATCATCCTTCTTTAAAGCTTCTAGTTCTGATATAAAAAATTGTCATAGTAAATTAGTCATTATGTGCTTAATTTGTACAGTTCTTGATCTTATGCCACTGGTAATAAACTTGTGCCTCAGGAGTAAGTCAAATGAGTCAGTGtacaggtttttgtttctttcttttttttttactgaatgaGCAAATCAATCACACATCAGTGTTGTAAATTTATGTGCAAAAGCATTGAAGTGCTTTACTACAAATTACAACGTAGAAACACGTTAACTAAACAATTAAATTCATACAATCAGATTTAGGAATATAAcaacacaaagaagaaacagaattacAGTACATTTACAACACAAGACAAATACATGGAATTCATTAGAAAATAttgtaataaataattcatGAATTATAGTGCAATTGATTTATGCATAAATATAACTAATTGCCTAAAAATCAGTTGTTAAcaaaaaatctgtcaaaaatCAAGGCAGCCACAGAGTTTTACTAAATTACTGCGACAATGGAaatactgcaattaaaaaacaaatacaagtaTTTGTACTGtaaacaactaaa includes these proteins:
- the LCORL gene encoding ligand-dependent nuclear receptor corepressor-like protein isoform X1; the encoded protein is MEKGTDRMAAAAPAPPAAAASQCRSPRCTAERRGVRRELDSWRHRLMHCVGFESILEGLYGPRLRRDLSLFEAFRKGRQPAKLPTDINWEKEDCEPEELTDWSMDEKCSFCNLHKETVSDRASVIGSSQSTPTEELSSQGQSNTDKIECQAENYLNALFRKKDLPQNCDPNIPLVAQELMKKMIRQFAIEYISKSSKIQENRNGSSFEPSLICKSIQMNQTENSLQEEQDSPLDLTVNRTQEQNTQQGDGVLDLSTKKSARLEEPKYDPLCSENSVSGSSSTADANSEETANLEKGKSTLNKVLESFCSYHWQQTLAMLKFLIQDENVPIACSCKQTHLVHSETPSSLTEEDVHVSFCNCNGHMLTKRCCLQNQRPNTCLPPLSVCIKDFDPLSCQAVAIGCIKTMVNKACSSHKYCAEQLQNYNRHSVKGAACTYSTKDCDVLNSIKNSNRSRSPSPPPLSPVQSKEFESSEGSVIDFPTSDNNKLETSINQPPSLLPAEGSKGQFEYEGKTCRGKETEYSEGTLLSTDQESNNYYINSEKAEEGEHSAIFQDLMDRINEKLKSIDTTDIATNLVKLSSSDRAPENDVKLGDFITSLLHNAKASDYSFMELLRQHDKQMENKIIQTRFRKRQETLFAMYNSPDSPFIRRQSLQIKRELASLDETLVRKKSISERNAKRSTKKIDKIYPNKRHSFTVIEDEALQHLESNPCMNCQTKPMCFPVHQTEAFKLPLPNFQTSSSFLVLSENSAIAASQAKLAKTQGDCAPLKKTDQIPLKDESNGILGRTRRNIVPPGWYSVYVTNNIVFRKASNAKQSLESLEKMKVNKDVHAEKCSDINISKIVRDTNLQVVVERLEDTINLARKTNNSLLDSYKISQKLKDNAYEQVMNPAARRGLPFTLSEMGCTGQSFLPHSHLPSSSKIKTVCVTTDNQEMVIDQEINDSLLKSLTFDSSSSTSNNVDLCTTSEAGEISSPLNYSSPIKLMFVSEVNSSEGVKYTLTSAAASSKGSTDICLFQGHANTLLDKQATGDLSHAICVKDCDYSENYTKEESSCVYTEAITSSCPVGETNLNDSKQNDEVVEKSSSSSESVLKRKPGRPKKIGPQVVKQVKRPIGRPPKPKIDMTESTELRPVLSSDGKSTKSDAAVMEEVNSNKNITVTVVFGRSRRTKRHVSEGNLNVISILPTQHTDSNFANDSSKARHNAETENALTEIVKALQNSSAENEVSGYDYVRPIKSNLASPHPCSNIIRPIKKPLTTIRKPGRPAKVKISGISVTVNRVSPQERKVSISNCLPPLQQQNVLEKNITQERKNQLCNNMGQVKSMRKDSREDGSNHVITAVSRKCEIPLRHSARDRKPSLHFLHSLASSSAFTCRSALLHKSYKLHLKKAKDRKEKHRQSNQSTASKDTSELRNSGSAKKDLKDGAFGPINEVSSDPIFSSNPSLRWWATSTSSDTLLEELNNRFEQITNTWLRVGGSEFDKCVCERRDPIEQDCNTEMSNPLDSCLVELETSPIKMLFQKKCNMNELCTWFMQTTETQSLSLVRKANARNPLEVVSTREVKMETKQSDLSTCPFRKHFKKFALSSPSKPAGKLQILHNMVRSPVLNMKSNFALARLKRNEFKKLQHDRWGQTKTLYNQAPGGWKSKKKNLQFFCQSQLFKSTSGETNDEMPKLQEKNTVEIQPTQTLVESQSSLLPTENEARDAFVQQMMGSSDFNPHPGLTNILKSHAETNGTICYQQNVRKEQSQDKLFQNTWKAKTFKDCRIFLRKINHLEQHNSFKLNNVIYSPEAVESKSNQAYMEEKRHPLLRSHSTKQNALKKQENEMETSKGSKSSKVTERLDDQFHSRKLSSDVNHDDNPAGSSEVLIRINKRKSPQWETTDTNIRKRHKRQSCSSGQMATYYPKYQVGKFQFPPSS